From Algoriphagus sp. NG3, the proteins below share one genomic window:
- a CDS encoding GRAM domain-containing protein, which yields MTYQLNWKKRLGIAAVNGAIFMLLCGLFHYISREEIYEWKGLVFQGVFFGTSMALVFPFIFWKFVGKSDKNIYPELEPGEVLDTEGPANLFSGFEAVGGRLFLTNKKLIFNSHKFNIQTSLTAIEYQFISDVQAKKTGRMVANGLRIKTVEGSEYDFVVSNRDIWVEKIEEKLKGSS from the coding sequence ATGACCTATCAATTGAATTGGAAAAAAAGGCTTGGAATAGCTGCGGTAAATGGAGCTATTTTTATGCTGCTTTGTGGGCTATTTCATTATATATCCAGAGAGGAAATATATGAATGGAAAGGTTTGGTTTTTCAGGGTGTGTTTTTTGGTACAAGTATGGCTCTGGTTTTTCCTTTTATTTTTTGGAAGTTTGTGGGAAAATCAGACAAGAATATTTACCCTGAGCTAGAGCCCGGGGAAGTACTAGATACCGAAGGGCCTGCCAATTTATTCAGTGGATTTGAGGCAGTGGGAGGAAGGCTATTTCTGACGAATAAAAAATTGATCTTTAATTCTCACAAATTCAATATTCAAACAAGTCTTACGGCAATAGAATATCAGTTCATATCGGACGTTCAGGCAAAAAAAACGGGTAGAATGGTAGCTAATGGTCTTCGGATCAAAACCGTTGAAGGAAGCGAATATGACTTTGTGGTCAGCAATAGGGATATTTGGGTGGAAAAGATAGAAGAGAAGCTAAAAGGAAGTAGTTAA
- a CDS encoding sulfite oxidase, with the protein MTKPEINSTKDTQNTLRDRRSFLKKSTLATLSTLLGAEIVHAVSMPRGYVPVALEQGFDPMKGKSEGMIIRNEKPWNVEPAPHLLNDPITPFASIFIRNNGLIPEDVDAANWTLTIGGESVVKEKTYTLDELKKKFKSYSYQLVLECGGNGRAGFYPPASGNQWEEGAVYCSEWTGVRLKDVLADVGIKSDAVYVGYYGKDKHLNGDPNKVVISRGVPLAKAMQDETLLAWALNGTDIPLAHGYPLRLVCGGWPASASGKWLHKLVVRNQVHDGEKMMGDSYRVPKYPVAPGDTVPDEDMKIIESMPVRSIITYPKSGAMFGTSKKLTIQGHAWAGEHQVKEMQVSTDFGATWLKCILKKPVNRLAWQQWTVELGFPQAGYYEIWAKATDDQGISQPMVMPGWNPKGYLNNACHRIAVKVS; encoded by the coding sequence ATGACTAAACCCGAAATAAACAGCACAAAGGATACGCAAAACACACTAAGGGATAGGCGCTCTTTTTTAAAAAAAAGCACTTTGGCAACGCTATCAACGCTGCTTGGTGCAGAGATTGTCCATGCAGTCTCCATGCCTAGAGGTTATGTTCCCGTAGCCTTGGAACAGGGGTTTGACCCGATGAAAGGCAAAAGTGAAGGAATGATTATCCGTAATGAAAAACCCTGGAATGTAGAGCCTGCCCCACATCTATTGAATGATCCTATAACCCCTTTTGCTAGCATTTTCATCCGAAACAACGGGCTGATTCCTGAGGATGTGGATGCTGCCAACTGGACGCTGACCATCGGCGGGGAATCTGTGGTAAAAGAGAAAACTTACACCTTGGATGAGCTCAAAAAGAAATTTAAGTCTTACTCCTACCAATTGGTACTGGAATGCGGTGGCAATGGACGGGCAGGGTTTTATCCTCCCGCATCGGGAAATCAATGGGAAGAAGGAGCCGTTTATTGTTCGGAATGGACAGGAGTCAGATTGAAAGACGTATTGGCTGATGTGGGCATCAAATCCGATGCGGTATATGTTGGCTATTATGGAAAAGACAAGCACCTCAATGGAGACCCAAATAAGGTGGTGATCTCCCGGGGAGTTCCTTTGGCAAAAGCTATGCAAGACGAGACGCTGCTGGCTTGGGCTCTAAACGGGACAGATATCCCATTGGCACATGGCTATCCGCTTCGATTGGTTTGCGGAGGATGGCCGGCTTCAGCTTCAGGTAAGTGGCTGCACAAGCTGGTCGTGAGAAATCAAGTGCATGATGGGGAAAAAATGATGGGTGATTCTTACAGAGTTCCCAAATATCCCGTGGCCCCTGGAGACACAGTACCGGATGAAGACATGAAAATCATAGAATCCATGCCCGTCAGGTCCATCATCACTTATCCAAAATCGGGAGCGATGTTTGGCACATCCAAAAAACTGACCATACAGGGACATGCTTGGGCCGGAGAGCATCAAGTGAAAGAAATGCAGGTTTCCACAGATTTTGGAGCCACTTGGCTCAAGTGTATCTTGAAAAAACCTGTAAATAGACTGGCATGGCAGCAATGGACTGTTGAGCTGGGTTTCCCGCAGGCAGGCTATTACGAGATCTGGGCAAAAGCTACCGATGACCAAGGAATCTCCCAGCCCATGGTGATGCCGGGTTGGAATCCGAAAGGATATCTGAACAATGCCTGTCACAGAATTGCCGTGAAAGTAAGCTAA
- a CDS encoding single-stranded DNA-binding protein → MNALRNKVQLIGHLGAKVELKTLESGKIVGNVNLATNEYYKNQKGERVTETTWHKLVAWGKTAELLEKYTDKGSEIAIEGKISNRDYSDKDGVKRYVTEIVVSDFLFLGEKSSKVREEADLPF, encoded by the coding sequence ATGAATGCGCTAAGAAACAAAGTACAGCTAATCGGTCACTTGGGAGCTAAAGTAGAATTGAAAACCCTGGAAAGTGGCAAAATCGTAGGGAATGTTAATCTCGCAACTAACGAATATTACAAAAATCAAAAAGGCGAGCGTGTCACAGAAACTACCTGGCACAAACTGGTGGCCTGGGGAAAGACCGCAGAGCTACTCGAAAAATACACCGACAAGGGTTCTGAGATTGCTATAGAGGGCAAGATTTCCAACCGAGACTACAGCGATAAGGATGGCGTGAAGCGATATGTTACCGAGATCGTGGTGAGTGACTTCCTCTTTTTGGGCGAAAAATCTTCCAAAGTAAGAGAGGAAGCCGATCTTCCTTTTTAA
- a CDS encoding PadR family transcriptional regulator → MNSTELIKGTLTTILLKLLDENGRMYGYELTQKVKELSDDKILIKEGSLYPALHKLLSDGLVEVETVNVGKRIRKYYSITKQGQERKIALYNELSEFLKTIQHIVFPHQKASFL, encoded by the coding sequence ATGAATTCAACAGAACTAATTAAAGGAACTCTTACAACCATCCTACTTAAATTACTTGATGAAAATGGCAGAATGTATGGCTATGAGCTAACTCAAAAAGTAAAGGAACTATCAGATGATAAAATATTGATTAAAGAGGGTTCCTTGTATCCTGCCTTGCACAAGCTTTTGAGTGATGGTCTTGTGGAAGTTGAGACAGTGAATGTAGGAAAACGGATTCGAAAATATTATTCTATAACAAAACAGGGACAGGAAAGAAAGATAGCGCTATATAATGAGCTCAGTGAGTTTCTTAAGACAATTCAGCATATTGTATTTCCTCATCAAAAAGCTTCTTTCCTATGA
- a CDS encoding endonuclease domain-containing protein: MHFLPYNKSLKEFSRELRSHSTLSEILLWQKIRASQFRGYGFNRQKPLDNFIVDFYCKKLNLVIEIDGESHFYEEAILEDQKRQKILEDLDLNFLRFLDIDVKNNMGYVLHELNLYIDDWEYKNGIIRSDFK, translated from the coding sequence ATGCATTTTTTACCCTACAACAAGTCTCTAAAGGAATTTTCACGTGAACTTAGATCGCATAGCACACTGTCGGAAATTTTGCTTTGGCAAAAAATAAGAGCAAGCCAATTTCGTGGCTATGGTTTCAACAGACAAAAGCCTCTAGATAATTTCATTGTTGATTTTTATTGCAAAAAACTGAATCTTGTTATCGAAATTGACGGAGAATCACACTTCTATGAAGAAGCTATTCTAGAAGATCAAAAACGTCAAAAAATTCTTGAAGATCTGGATCTTAATTTCTTGAGGTTTTTGGATATAGATGTTAAGAACAATATGGGCTACGTACTACATGAGCTAAATCTCTATATTGATGATTGGGAATATAAAAACGGGATTATTAGAAGTGATTTTAAATAG
- a CDS encoding ABC transporter permease, which yields MLKNYFKIAFRNLRRNKLRTVIHILGLSIGVAICFLIFNVVTHSYSFDKFHPDKERIYRINTLTDWGDEGSFPNSGTPGPLGEIIGEEVPGIQEKGRLYTMEQTLVALPSSGKVFGRSDKVTFADKGFFKIFPREWLAGNPETALLQPESLVITEESLHKYFPGSEASDVLGQELMFADSDSIYAKVTGVVADYREKTDLIFTDFISYSTIRTEEQIEWYGLHDWTSVNSSSQLFVKLVQGVSQKSVDEAFKPLIAKNMEAKADSGYGTSFFTEPLSEMHFGENYSYDNVSKVFLNGLILIGLIILVLAVLNFVNLETAQAISRSKEVGIRKTIGGTRRQLITQFLAETLLIVLFSTILAMVFVEGIKVLFEDYLPKNFNIDYFSIYNILFYVGFPVLISMIAGIYPALILSNYDPQRALKGELINSGRFSVGVFLRKNLTVIQLSSSIAFIILVSVLNYQLKYVTSQPLGFDKEAVMYASLPFMSDPDKMLQLQDRFNQETMVQSASLSGSLVSSTSLWTSDAKVPVDTTEKEIYIQVMNVDSAFVRVNGIPLIAGSDGIDRKDELLVNEQFVKEAGFTSAEDALGVEIGYSGEQRKIIGVVADFHSRTLREGIRPLLFTYNPKFFQTVNVKLNSDQNLAAAKEKLEKIYLSVYPYESVSFNFLDTQLDRFYQEDVKIKNVLGFACALAILISCLGLFGLSSFTIAQRTKEISIRKVLGATLQQILFLISKEYMILVGVSFLIAVFPAYYFLNDWLNGFNTRVEMPYLIFAAAGLGVMAICLLIVGIHSYVASQTNPAKVLKSE from the coding sequence ATGCTGAAGAACTACTTTAAAATAGCCTTTAGAAACCTAAGACGAAATAAGCTGAGGACGGTAATCCATATTTTGGGTCTTTCGATTGGCGTAGCAATCTGCTTTTTGATCTTCAATGTGGTGACGCATTCTTACAGCTTTGACAAATTCCATCCGGATAAGGAGAGGATATACCGGATAAATACCCTGACGGATTGGGGTGATGAGGGAAGTTTTCCTAATTCAGGAACTCCGGGGCCACTGGGCGAGATAATCGGAGAGGAAGTGCCCGGCATACAGGAGAAAGGGAGACTTTATACAATGGAACAGACTTTAGTAGCCTTGCCTTCATCTGGTAAAGTTTTTGGCAGATCGGATAAGGTTACTTTTGCGGATAAAGGATTCTTTAAGATTTTTCCGAGGGAGTGGCTAGCAGGAAATCCTGAAACTGCCTTGCTTCAACCTGAATCACTGGTCATCACAGAAGAGAGCTTGCATAAGTATTTCCCTGGTTCTGAAGCGTCAGATGTGCTGGGGCAGGAGTTGATGTTTGCGGATTCTGATTCCATCTATGCTAAAGTGACGGGTGTAGTTGCTGACTATAGGGAAAAAACGGATTTAATTTTTACTGATTTCATCTCCTACAGCACAATTCGGACAGAGGAGCAAATAGAATGGTATGGTTTGCATGATTGGACGTCAGTGAATTCAAGCAGTCAACTTTTTGTCAAACTGGTTCAAGGTGTGTCCCAAAAGTCTGTAGATGAAGCTTTCAAGCCATTGATTGCAAAAAACATGGAGGCTAAAGCCGATAGTGGATATGGCACAAGTTTTTTTACAGAACCACTATCCGAAATGCATTTTGGAGAGAATTATTCCTATGACAACGTTTCTAAAGTTTTCCTGAACGGCTTGATTCTAATAGGTTTGATCATTCTTGTGCTCGCGGTGCTGAACTTTGTAAATCTTGAAACTGCCCAAGCGATAAGTCGATCCAAGGAAGTGGGAATTAGAAAAACAATAGGAGGAACCAGGCGGCAGTTGATTACTCAATTTCTTGCAGAGACATTGTTGATCGTCTTGTTCAGTACCATCCTGGCTATGGTATTCGTAGAAGGAATCAAAGTGCTATTTGAGGATTATCTTCCGAAGAATTTCAACATCGATTATTTCTCCATTTACAATATTCTTTTCTATGTAGGATTTCCTGTTTTGATCTCCATGATTGCAGGGATTTATCCGGCCCTGATTCTTTCTAATTATGATCCTCAGCGGGCTTTGAAAGGGGAATTGATCAATAGTGGTAGATTTTCTGTAGGAGTATTTCTGAGAAAAAACCTTACCGTCATTCAATTATCGTCATCTATTGCCTTTATTATTTTGGTATCGGTTCTGAACTATCAGCTGAAATATGTAACCAGTCAGCCGTTGGGATTTGATAAGGAAGCCGTGATGTATGCCTCACTTCCATTCATGTCGGATCCTGATAAAATGCTTCAGCTCCAGGATCGCTTTAATCAGGAGACTATGGTACAAAGTGCCAGTCTGAGCGGTAGTTTGGTGTCGTCTACGAGCCTGTGGACCTCGGATGCCAAAGTGCCTGTGGACACGACCGAAAAGGAGATTTACATACAGGTGATGAATGTGGATTCAGCTTTCGTGCGGGTGAATGGCATTCCGCTGATAGCAGGTTCGGATGGGATAGACCGAAAAGATGAGCTATTGGTCAATGAGCAATTTGTGAAAGAAGCCGGTTTCACAAGTGCTGAAGATGCGCTGGGAGTAGAGATAGGATATAGCGGGGAGCAACGCAAAATCATCGGAGTGGTCGCTGATTTTCATTCCAGGACACTTAGAGAGGGAATTCGCCCACTTCTCTTTACCTATAATCCCAAGTTTTTTCAAACGGTGAATGTAAAGCTGAATTCAGATCAGAACTTGGCTGCGGCAAAGGAGAAATTGGAGAAGATTTACCTAAGTGTTTATCCTTATGAATCAGTGTCTTTCAATTTCTTGGATACTCAACTAGATCGATTCTATCAGGAAGATGTGAAAATCAAAAATGTCTTGGGATTTGCCTGTGCGCTTGCGATTTTGATTTCCTGTCTAGGCTTGTTTGGTCTTTCCAGTTTTACGATAGCCCAGCGAACCAAAGAGATAAGTATAAGGAAAGTCTTGGGAGCTACATTGCAACAGATTCTCTTTCTGATCTCCAAAGAATATATGATTTTAGTGGGAGTTTCATTTCTAATCGCCGTATTCCCTGCCTATTATTTCCTCAATGACTGGTTAAATGGCTTCAATACCCGGGTAGAAATGCCTTATTTGATCTTTGCGGCAGCGGGTCTGGGTGTGATGGCAATATGTCTGCTCATCGTGGGTATTCACTCTTATGTGGCTTCGCAGACCAATCCGGCAAAGGTGCTGAAGAGCGAGTAG
- a CDS encoding PA0069 family radical SAM protein, whose translation MEQNEAESYFKGRGSQIKTDNKFLKYRYVSEHIEGLDEPLIQSPQTKVYQEHSKSIVNKIESPDLGMMYSLNPYQGCEHGCSYCYARNTHEYYGFDAGLDFESKIIAKANAARLLEKLFHKASWKPAPISISGNTDCYQPLERKMELTRSLLKVFAQYGHPVGMITKNSLILRDLDLLQDLAADKLVKVFISITSLDENVRRRMEPRTASATKRLKTIEELSKAGVPVGVMCAPIIPGLTDHETPAILKAAADHGALSAGMNVVRLNGSVGPIFEDWIHKNFPDRAPKVIDQICSMHGGQLNDSQFGRRMRGEGKVAEMINLLFATSKRKYFAGRTMPEFDLSKFRKGGNLNLF comes from the coding sequence ATGGAGCAGAACGAAGCAGAAAGCTATTTCAAAGGGCGTGGATCACAAATCAAGACGGACAACAAATTCCTAAAGTACCGCTATGTGAGCGAGCATATTGAGGGGCTGGATGAACCGCTGATCCAGTCACCACAGACCAAAGTCTATCAGGAGCATTCCAAAAGCATTGTAAACAAAATCGAAAGCCCTGACTTGGGCATGATGTACTCACTGAACCCGTACCAGGGTTGTGAACACGGATGCAGTTATTGCTACGCTAGAAATACGCATGAATATTATGGATTTGATGCAGGACTTGACTTCGAAAGTAAAATTATAGCTAAAGCAAATGCAGCCCGACTTCTGGAAAAGTTGTTTCACAAAGCAAGCTGGAAACCTGCCCCGATCAGTATTTCAGGAAATACAGATTGCTATCAGCCGCTGGAACGAAAGATGGAACTGACCAGAAGTCTGCTGAAAGTTTTTGCACAATATGGCCATCCAGTGGGCATGATCACCAAAAACAGCCTGATTTTACGCGATTTAGATCTGCTTCAAGATCTGGCTGCGGATAAACTGGTCAAGGTTTTTATTTCCATCACTTCACTCGACGAAAATGTGAGACGTAGGATGGAACCACGAACTGCCAGTGCTACCAAGCGATTAAAGACCATCGAGGAACTTTCAAAAGCCGGTGTACCTGTAGGAGTCATGTGTGCTCCGATTATCCCCGGTCTCACCGATCACGAAACTCCCGCTATCCTTAAAGCTGCTGCGGATCACGGAGCGCTTTCGGCTGGAATGAATGTGGTACGCCTCAACGGAAGTGTAGGCCCCATTTTCGAAGACTGGATTCATAAAAACTTTCCTGACCGTGCGCCTAAAGTAATCGATCAAATCTGCTCCATGCACGGCGGCCAACTCAATGATTCGCAGTTTGGAAGACGGATGCGGGGCGAAGGAAAAGTGGCTGAGATGATTAATCTGCTTTTTGCCACCTCAAAAAGAAAGTATTTTGCAGGGAGAACTATGCCCGAATTCGACCTCAGTAAGTTTAGAAAAGGTGGGAATTTGAACTTGTTTTAG
- a CDS encoding ABC transporter permease, producing MWKNYFKIAIRNLSKNKLHTGINLIGLTLGLGVSTLIFFFVQFESNFDDFHSESDQIFRIQRFESEDGEINASFSTPIITAPTFAEEFSQVTHTTRLVSGAAQAYLDEEITQNQPYLMVSPEFLEIFSFRLLQGAKEQVLQDKFSVVITEEISKKYFGDANPIGKSLLMKMGDNYEEYKVSGLLENLPANSSIKFEVLMNDRNLDFNVAEQNQNSWFNVYGDTYVKLNNASDKVSVEAGVENMMKKVLGEQYKPGEYTFTLQPIAEMHLTENPDPGMVETTRPSLLWILAGIAFLILLIACINFTTMAIGRSATRAKEVGVRKTMGADFGQLVFQFLTEAFLTTIAALVFGLILAEALLPVFNNLFDKQLDLVYGPTQLLILGGLVVLITALAGAYPAFFMSSLKPIKVLKGNLSIRFGKQALRKGLVAFQFFISFVLIASTLIMVNQMEAIRDYDLGFDQDMVVLVDIPDVPSTSFVKSINESFAQAEKYRQALEGRSEVQSAGITIATYGDDAFWDGGFPTEDGKQFNFRLNFVGGDYLKTLGLELVSGRDLNSEAGSDGNAVLINETFAKAMKWEDPLGESLPSNKIDNHEIVGVVKDFNHNSLYKEIEPVILAKSPEAVFSGINMLMISSGTNPKVMVKGSGTDFEVFKTMLENEWNRVFPMEAFSFSFLDEAVQKEYVADERLGKMVFLAACIAILIAAMGLFAMAALSIAGRTKEIGIRKVLGASSWSISWMFNKEFLIITVVGVLVALPLSLYFMQGWIEQFAVKEWPSWLNFTLLGFAGIAFTIAIVSAQSFRATQMNPVKTLKDE from the coding sequence ATGTGGAAAAACTACTTTAAAATCGCAATCCGTAATCTGTCCAAAAACAAATTACACACGGGAATCAATTTGATCGGCCTTACACTGGGCTTGGGGGTAAGTACGTTGATATTCTTTTTTGTGCAGTTCGAAAGCAACTTCGATGATTTTCATAGTGAAAGTGATCAGATTTTCAGAATACAGCGATTCGAGAGTGAAGATGGAGAAATCAATGCTTCTTTTTCTACTCCTATTATCACTGCGCCTACTTTTGCTGAGGAATTTTCCCAAGTTACCCATACTACGCGTTTAGTGAGCGGCGCAGCCCAGGCTTATCTCGATGAAGAGATTACCCAAAATCAACCTTATTTGATGGTGAGCCCAGAGTTCTTGGAGATTTTTAGTTTTAGGTTGCTTCAGGGGGCCAAAGAGCAAGTGCTTCAAGATAAGTTTAGTGTGGTGATCACGGAAGAAATTTCCAAAAAGTACTTTGGCGATGCAAATCCCATCGGCAAATCTCTCCTAATGAAAATGGGGGACAACTACGAGGAGTATAAAGTTTCCGGTCTTTTAGAGAATCTGCCTGCAAACAGCAGTATAAAGTTTGAGGTACTGATGAATGACAGGAACTTGGATTTTAATGTCGCAGAGCAAAACCAGAATTCTTGGTTTAATGTCTACGGAGATACCTATGTAAAATTAAACAATGCATCTGATAAAGTCTCAGTAGAGGCTGGGGTGGAAAACATGATGAAAAAGGTTCTGGGAGAACAATACAAACCCGGGGAATATACGTTCACGCTCCAGCCGATTGCTGAAATGCACCTGACAGAGAATCCCGATCCGGGAATGGTAGAAACCACCCGTCCATCGTTATTGTGGATTTTGGCTGGAATCGCATTTTTGATTCTGTTGATCGCCTGCATCAATTTTACTACCATGGCCATAGGCAGATCGGCCACCCGTGCCAAAGAAGTGGGGGTTCGCAAGACAATGGGAGCGGATTTTGGTCAATTGGTTTTTCAGTTTCTGACAGAGGCATTTCTGACCACTATCGCAGCATTAGTTTTTGGATTGATCTTGGCGGAGGCACTACTTCCTGTTTTTAATAATCTGTTTGATAAGCAACTTGATTTGGTTTATGGGCCGACTCAACTCTTGATATTAGGTGGTTTGGTAGTCTTAATTACTGCGCTGGCAGGCGCATATCCGGCCTTTTTCATGTCCAGTCTGAAGCCTATCAAAGTGCTGAAGGGCAATCTCTCAATACGCTTTGGGAAGCAGGCTCTGCGAAAGGGATTGGTGGCATTTCAGTTTTTTATCTCCTTTGTGCTGATCGCCTCTACCTTGATCATGGTGAATCAGATGGAAGCAATTCGGGATTATGACTTGGGTTTTGACCAAGATATGGTGGTGCTGGTGGATATTCCTGATGTGCCGAGTACGAGTTTCGTAAAGTCGATCAATGAAAGCTTTGCACAAGCGGAGAAATACCGCCAGGCTTTGGAGGGCAGATCAGAAGTCCAATCAGCAGGAATTACTATTGCCACCTATGGAGACGATGCGTTTTGGGATGGAGGATTCCCGACGGAAGATGGCAAGCAGTTTAATTTCCGATTGAATTTTGTGGGCGGGGATTATCTGAAAACCCTTGGTCTTGAGCTGGTAAGCGGTCGGGATCTCAATTCCGAAGCCGGATCAGATGGCAACGCGGTATTGATCAATGAGACTTTTGCAAAAGCTATGAAATGGGAGGATCCTCTAGGTGAATCCCTTCCGAGCAATAAAATAGACAACCATGAAATTGTGGGCGTGGTAAAGGATTTTAATCATAATTCCCTGTATAAGGAGATAGAACCGGTAATCCTGGCAAAAAGCCCTGAAGCAGTATTTAGTGGAATCAATATGCTGATGATCAGTTCAGGCACCAATCCGAAGGTCATGGTGAAAGGCAGCGGGACGGATTTCGAAGTTTTCAAGACTATGCTTGAGAATGAATGGAATCGGGTGTTCCCAATGGAAGCTTTTAGTTTCAGTTTTCTGGATGAGGCCGTTCAAAAGGAGTATGTAGCTGACGAACGATTGGGGAAAATGGTCTTTCTGGCTGCCTGTATTGCCATACTGATAGCAGCGATGGGGCTATTCGCTATGGCGGCACTGAGTATAGCCGGACGCACCAAGGAAATAGGTATCCGAAAAGTGTTGGGAGCTTCTAGCTGGAGTATTTCTTGGATGTTCAACAAAGAATTCCTAATCATAACAGTGGTGGGAGTATTGGTGGCTTTGCCGTTGAGTCTGTATTTTATGCAGGGATGGATAGAGCAGTTTGCGGTGAAAGAGTGGCCATCTTGGCTCAATTTTACCTTATTGGGATTTGCAGGAATCGCGTTTACTATCGCAATAGTTTCTGCACAGTCTTTTCGGGCGACTCAAATGAATCCGGTGAAGACACTGAAGGATGAGTAG